ttcttgcttcgAAAGCCCAATCCATCCGCTGAAAACCGGGGCGGTTGTCTGCCAAGATGACCATCTTTTGGAATCGCGCTCAAAGGCGCCAAAAAAATGGCCCGACCACGAACAATAACCATGATAACTGGATGCCAACATTCTCTCCCGGTTTTCCTGTGAACCTGCGCGTAGCGATTGGTGTTCAATTGCGggctcctttccctttctgtgTTTGTGATATCGGGATAAAGATGACGCGATTCCGGCCTTGGAACCCGCGTCTCTTCCCTCATCCAAAGCCTATCATTACGGGTCTAGATAGATTCGATCGGTAGATGCTTAGGCGCCAAATGCAGAATGAAACTTTCCCTTTATGTATGGTTTctaaaatattttttttttctattaaattaaaagaactgaaaagacaaatatatatagtcgCTAGTGGGAAATGAGGTGTGACCCTGGTACATTTCGGTTGTGTATACTCTAATGTTGGCTACGTAACCATCCCGctacagatatatatatcttctaTACACTGCGCAGCTGGCTGTGAGAAGCCGAAGTACCATCTGTGAGGTCTTGGCTATCTACATTTCCTCCCAGTCTAACTGTATTATCTGGATATCTGCAGCATCCGTAGCACAGAAAGGTCTATCAGTGGCACCTTGGGGAACTTCGGGAGAACTAATATTTGTGTCAGCTCCGCGAAGTTTGAATGCTCCCCTGAGCATTTTTCTCCTGCCATATTCggcaggagaagcagaagccagaCTGGGTATCAGCATAATGATATAATTGGCTACTAGTGACCTAGTGGTCAATGCACTAGTACCAGTTCAGACTAGACTGATAAACATGCTGCTCTTGTGGCTTTCCtcgttcctcctctttttctaaaTATGTGGGTCCGCTAATCCATATTCAATTAAGgtatattaatttatacCAATCAGACCACTTGCTTTCAATGACTAAGGATAATTCCATCCATTTATAGACTAGAAGATCCATAATATTAAAACAAGAGTGTAGAACACCTGGACACCTTTTCGCAACCTAGTGTACCATTGctttatcttcatttcgTATTGAGCCCACCAGTTCATTAAGAAATTCACGGTAATAATTCGCATAttcggcagcagcagcaaggcTTTGAGGGTCTGCAGTGGGGTCTGCCtggttgttgtcgttgacATTAGTTTCGCTGGATAGGCTATTATTACTGcgaatttttttttcagCTAACCTATAAACCCATAAAACTATTGGAATAAAGGTTTGGATAAGATCTGTTTGCCCTCCTAAGCTTTGATGGTTCTCCTGAGCCATTATTGCTCAAAGGGCTGTTACTTATTTTGCGACTGGAAATGTTAATTGGTATTTCAGTCGGTTTGGTAAAAAGTGACGCAAAGTACATATGGGGCCATCATTCAGAGACAAATTGTTGATTCTTTAAATGTAATAAGAGTTGGTTAGGATTCTCTCCTTCGGGGGGCAAAAGGCGAACCTTGCGCACTCTCCCAAAATAAGTATCGGACGGGATAACCAATCTGCGACCGTAGAATTATTCTTAGGAGCTAAAAACGAATTGATAGTATATGTGCGCTACTGCGCCCACACTACTGCGCCCTGTCTTTCCTcttattgttttcttttcccggcCGATTAATATTGTCACAATCGAAGCTATTCTTAAGATTTGTCGTTGAGGACTAGTAATCCGAGAAGATGATAGAATATCTCAAAAGGATCTTAGTACGACGGATGTACTATTCTCCGACCCCATTCGCAATCTGTACTTTCTTCCATTATGTTTATTGGACGCATGCGACCCTAATCCACCTCCTAACCCCACAATTGAGATATATAACTATGCTCCAGTCTTATTTGCATCAACGTGAGATATTGTTCCCAAAGGGGGAATAGGATATTAGTGTATAAAGTCATTGGATATTTGAACCTTGTGCTGGTGCCATAAATATCAAAGAAACCTGGAAGGATTTGTATGGTAAGTATTATCCATACCTATAATGGTGCagtttgctttctttgttccaACTGGGCctagccgtctcttaggtcagcagacccaccacgcacttcggcgtgttggtctgcctcacccaaacgataattcccatctaaacgataaatttgaagctattcaagctcctatacaacatcgccttgagtatctatccaataaggtaatctagggccttccctatccacctggccagcttctgtactaggcagatcccctgtatttgtcggttgtggtggtttatcgtattccaaagctcccgtctttctaatttgcctaagaccctgtagtctttccacctcagtacgatccgcaattcggcgttttgcatcatatacagttagtggcccgtggtatttaacccttttctgtgatttccgtctatcctgaggcttccggtatcgaagatgctgctgtagatcatccttgagctgagcggctaattcagtagtttcaagcgagctttggaatacacggtcaaggcgtcgtacaaagctttgatcaagctccgggctattattaataaagctctgcgctttactaatacttcgacgaagacctcgtattgtagatggtggcgatgagcttgatggtggtggtgatggtgttgtaattatctcaagttctggagcagtttccaaagcctcacgtagagatttcatcaccttttctgaatctaagggatatagacctcgcttttcaaaggcatcccggattgtacgttgtttgaaggtcatcgtacgaatagaatggatctcttttaaaaaatcactcttatcgtccatctcagcacctctttgagcgagctcattgtttctcttgcgataaaagtgcttatagacttgaaaaggttgtccatcaagaggctgtacaagatgtgttgtatgaggaggaaagcaatatggtataatatagtgtagtccacagaattgaagaaattcataggtaagatgggactcgtggccatcgaaaaatagtaatcgaacctctttttttgtagagatacggtgttttgtatgacggtggaagtgctgaatccagtcaaaactaatcttatctgtagtatagccttttggagatagagatattcgatattcctctggaatatctgcatcgtaccaccgctcaagatgatatgttcctttgaatataaagtatggaggaagagtaaaaccgtccgctgcaatacactctattgcagagatcagttcccctacttctttagagggatttcctcttgcagctcgtagaggcatagtagttacaactttttgagtctttccctgtccaagttgaaagccagtttcatcgaaattgtatatatttttgggaggtatattcttgataaaggcctctaagcagtcgtaccagtgttggagaacacctatatcttctgcatcaagacgcttcttatctttcggcttctgctgaatgagcttaaactcctcaggaagacgtttaataaagcgataaacccagttcttgtcaactgtacgagattgcccgtcggttatattccgctgcagtatttggttggcactctgctcaatcattccggccgtaggtggactatatagattatcaagctgacgaatccaacgaattagtgccttttcttgtgaatcatcaagtgtcttggttgagataggacgtgaggaaagatttgctcggccatgaatacgcgcccggagtcgttggtaaggaacattaaattgacgcgctagcgcagagatattgggctttttttggccttgggcgattgtacaggcctgtacgatccgtatctcgatatcagaataagaatcaggcatggtggtggtatataggagcctgaatagcttcaaatttatcgtttaggtgggaattatcgtttgggtgaggcagaccaacacgccgaagtgcgtggtgggtctgctgacctaagagacggctaccACCGCCAAGCTTGTTTGGTCTGTTTGATTGGTGCCGGCACGGAACGGCGCTTGAGAGTGCCGGCTTTAAGTCCGTCTACTCGTGACTTCTTTGGACCTGGTTGTGTCTGGCCATTTATCTGAATAGAATTGTCATCCTGTTGCTCATGGCAAACCCTAAATGATGCATACACCGAAATTAGCTTAGCAAtctttctccccctcccccaccccATTTTCCCCCCCCTTGAAGAGACAAAGAGGTCTCCGCTACTTACAAAGAGATACGCGAAATCAGTGCTCTCCAGCCGGCTAGGCTCCCCGTGGGTTCTGTGGTCGACGATGCCCTCAATGAGTTGGCGCTTTCTATCCTGGAAGTCGAGGATCCGATCCTCCACCGTGTTTGAAACCAGGATGCGGTGAACGTGCACCGGCCGTCGCTGTCCGATGCGATGGACGCGCCCCACCGCTTGGTCCTCGACGTACGGGTTCCAGAACGGGTCCAGGATGATCACTTGCGAGGCGGCCGTGAGGTTCAGCCCTGAGTTGCCGGCCTTCATGGAGACCAGGAGAATCAGACAGTCGGGGTCGGTCGCGAAGTGGACGGTCGCCGCGTGCCGGTCGGCCGGCTTCATGGTGCCGTCGTAGCGCCGGAACGCCCAGCCATGTCGGGCGAGGGGGACCTCGATCAGATCGAGCATGGAAGTGAactggctgaagatgacgacctTCTCGCGCTCCCCACCGGGTTCCCCGCGGGCTACGATGTCGCGTACGATCTCCAACGCCCTATCGATCTTGGAGCTACTGATCCAGGTCTCCGCCAAAATTTGGTGATACTTCTGCTTTGCCGCGGGGCTGGTTAGCGCTCGCTGTCTCAGCCGCGCGAAGCTTCGCTTGGGCGCATGGATGGTCGGCGTCGGGTTCATATGGAACTGCACGGGAGGATAGGCGTGCTCGGCTCCTGCCGGCATTCCGAGCATGAGGTCCTGGCCGTCGTCGCGGTCATCCTCGACCCGGCCCCGGAGGTTCTCAAGAACCGTGGACAGGGTCTCCGTGCCGACATCGCCCGGCGGCGTGGGGTAGTGCTGTTTGGCAAATGCCGTGTGGTCGGTCGCCTTGCTTGGGTCAATGACCACCCGGCAGCTTGGACAACACATTGGCGGGTTTCCTTCGACCCTGGGGCGGGCCGTCGGAACTTGGGGGAAGATCCGGGCAAAGCATTTCACGCAGACACTATGACcgcaaggaaagaaaatgacgTGGTTGTCGACGGAGTCGTAGCAGATCGGACATTCAAACTCGCGTCcgttctctctttcattGTCCCACAGCCGTTGGACCACCGCCGGAGAGAATCGCATGGCGTTTGCCGCCCGGTGTCCGTCATTCCCCGACGCATCCAGGGTGTCCGGGATGAAATCGGAGACCAGGAAGGGATGGCAGCAGGCTTGCCGCAAGCGCTGCAGCAGACCCAGCATATGGGACACGTTGCGACTAGGGTTGCCGCCGCTCAAATAGTGGTTAAACTGCAGCCGCGTGTGGCATTCCAGGGCGGTATATAGCTCGCGCTCCGGCTCGGTGAAGGTCACGTACACGATCTCCGTGGTTTGGACGGGCAGTTGCAGGATGGGCTGACCCTGGATGGTGGACGTCTTGGTCCGCCGCAGCATGATCGTATCCATCAATCTTCGGAGCCGGGCGGTGGCCGCCGCTCGCTGGGGACTCCCGCGAGTCTGCAACGGCTGTTGAAAGGCCTGGTTTGGACAGTTAGCTCGTCCGAAGCGTGGTGGAGCGATACAGGGATTCAGCCAGACAAACCGGACCTAAGGGCCCGATCTTCGGCAGGACCCACCGTGGCAAAACTTTGGCGGCTGGCATATGGTTGGACTCGCAGGAACTTCAGCAGCGAATAGAGCTCGCGCAGGTTGTTCATGACCGGGGTGCCGCTCAGACACCATCGGTAAGTCGCATCGAGGGCGCAACAGGCGGCCGCGGTCTGGGATTGGTCGTTTTTGATGCACTGCGCCTCGTCCAGAATCACTCGATGCCATCCGCTGGCGGGCCCGAAGAGTGGCGAGCTGCGGTGCGGTCCCGCGAGATTGCGCGCGTGTTGTCGAGGCCCCGTCCGCCGTAGCTCCGCGGTGATGGTTCCGAACGTGGTGAGGACGATGTCGTATCCATTCAGGACCGGGATGGCTTTCCCTCGGCGATCCCCATAGTACACGTACACTCGCTGACGATGGGGACTTGACCGCAGGAACTGCTCGATCTCGTGCTTCCACTGCTGGATCAGGCTTGCCGGTGTGACGACCAGGGTTGCGTGCCGGTTGATGTGCTGTGCGGGATGAGCGGCGATGAGAGCCAGGGCCTGGACGGTCTTGCCCAGTCCCATGTCGTCGGCCAGGATCCCCCCGCGGTGATGGCTTTTCTCCATCGCTGTCATCCAGCGCACGCCCTGTTTCTGATGCTCCATGAGCGGAACTGTCAAGGCTCCGGTGGCCCCCTCGCATGGATCGAGTGCCGCCATGGTTTCGTTCGCAGCCGGTGTGTCGGCATCAGCGGGACTGACGACATCCCAGGGCTCTGGACCGGCGTGTCTTTGTTTTGATCCTCGATGTTAGTTTCGTGTGCAGCTTCGGGACAACGGGGGCTTTGGGACTACTTGCTCGGGAGGAAGACCGACAGTGGTCGGCCCCAGTAGGGGATGCTCCAGTGCCGAGGGCTCCGGGATGCGATCCTGCGTCACAACAGCAGACCAAGGGTTGGGTTCAATCGACGATGGAGGGTCCCAGACCGCGTTGGCAGTCGGTGCCTGATGGGATACTGCTAGGGCCAACGGGCCAGGCGGCTCATGGACCACTTCTCCGGGGCGATCGTAGAAGTTGCCTTGGACAATCCGATGTCTGGACAGACCTGCAACGCCAAACGGGGCGGTCGTATTATAAGTGCACTCGGATGACTCGAAGGCCTGGTTTGGCGTTGTCACCCACACAGGACCATCGACGGATCCGACCGGTACTGCTTCTAGCGCATGACTGGACGGGGTTGGGGGATGTGGATACAATGTGAGTTCTGCCGGACTGGCCGCAGCCATTGGGTGCTGTGGCGTGAGTTGACTTGAATATATACTGTTGGGCACGCCTGGAGGGGACATGTTCCTTCTTGATGTGCCAGAGGGCGCCATCGCATACCATGGTGCGGCCGACGGGCTGGTAAGGCTTGGGGCCTGGATTTCGTGCATGGCGGATGGCGGCGTCTGTGCTGGACGCCATGCCACTGACTGGGGGACTGCTCCGGCAACTGTCGGCGCATAATCTGTAGCAGACCCGCTGGGATGATCCTCCATTCTTCTCCGCTTTGGGGGAGCCATGTTTCCTGCGAACACGTCGGTTTCGTAGATGTGGCGCTTCAGCGGCAGTGATAAGGCCGGTAAATGCTGCCCCAGGGTCAGTGACTGCTGGCCGTGAAAAGTATCAGGACGGGTGATATTCGAGCGGATGGATGGCCATGTGGGAGAGCCTGAATCTGGCCATGAGAGAGGATCAGCGCGGCCTTCCGTCGCTGCTGCAGCCGCCGTTTGCGTGGCGTCCATCGTCTCTGTCGACAGACCGTGAGGCAATTAACCGTAGGAGGGCAATCTTATTCACCGTCTACGGTCTCTTTATAGCTTTGTGTATCGCCCTTCTGCTGCCCACCGGACCAGGGAAAACCCGCGGGGCTCTCGAGACCCACCTCacttgttgttgaagaaagacGCACGCACAGACGGAGAGAAAACCAGCGTCAGAACGCATCCGATGCGCGCCCTGACACTGGCCAAGCGTATGTGCACATCACCATGAGAGAAGGACTGAGGACTATGGAGACCGCAGGGAGGGGAGAAAAGCGGTCCGCTCAGAAACCCTTGCGGTGGAAGTTCAAGGCTGGTGATGGACATGGGACCCGTTTCTTCGCCTGGGGCCCGGATGAAATTTGAGGTCCTCACATTAGGGTTGCCGAACATAAACTCGCGCGACCCTCTATGTTAGTTTTTCGAGGCACCGCCCACGGTCGGGGCGACGGGAGGGCAGCGCGATCCTGTTTAACAGCCCAATCCTGGATTTCCCGCCACCGCCTGTGTGGATGGTGGACTGTCTTGCGTTGAATACTCGCTTGCTCCTCGACCGCCGCCTTTGGTGCACTTGCGGTGCGCCCTGAATGGTCTCTGCTGATGCCCATCCCGCTTCCTGGGATGTTCGAAGCCGTGTCGGAGGCATTGCCCCTGGCCAATTTGTTCCTGCACGGCCAATAGTCTATATGTACGCCTCCAGGCTACCCGCCGCCCACGAGGGCTCTGGGATGCCGACGCGCCGTCGAATCCTCGATCATGCCCCTTCTTGCTCTCCCGGCTgagatccttgatctcatcctccagaatGTAAGCCACTGCGACGCTTCCCTCCAGCGGCCACTATGTGCGTTTTGAGCCTCGCTGGCTAACGGGACGTCTTAGCTGGATGCCTTTCACCTTTGGAATGTCTATAACAGCTGTGAGGCACTGCGCGTTGCCTCGGCGCGCTCCCTCTTCCGCAGCGTGGAGATCCGCTTCGATGGGGCGCAGGCGACGGACTTGAACACTCGGCGCTTCCCACCGTCGTCCAGCCGCCTGTTAGCGATGGTGGCCCAGTGGTCTTCGCACGTTCGGACGATGGATGTCTGGGGCGACGAGGACTTTCTCGAGCCGGGGTTCTTTGACGTCTTGGCCACGCTGGACCGTCTCCGTGCGTTCAGGCATGTTCTCCCCGGCGGACGCCTCCCTTTATTGCCGACTGCCGATCTCTGATACTGATCGTGACACAGCATCAGCTATCCGCCCAGGCTGGGCAGCTTCCAGACGCTTCTGGTGCGGCTGGCCGGCCTTCCGTCGCTGCGCAGCCTGAGTGTGGACTTCATGTCTCCCCGAATCTGGACGGCTCCGATGACGTTTCATCACCTGCGTCAGCTGCATATCTCCTGCATCGAACACGAACCCGGGTTGTGCGTGCTTCCGGCGCTTCCCGTTCTGGAAACGCTGGCGTTGAATTTTTGTTGCTACTGCTTGGAATGCCCTCGGCAGGGGCAGGGCCCCTGTGCCCTGCTGCAGTTCCAGCGACTGCCGCAGCTCCGCTCTCTGTCGATCGCGGGCGCGCAGCGGAAGAGCATTAGCTGGTGCGGACGAGCTGTCCGACTCCGGAAACTCGAGATTGAGTTTTCCAGCGGCCTGGACCTCCATCAGATCCTGGCCTCCCTGGGGTGGGATCTGGAGGAGCTCCACCTGTTGGACTGCGAGTTCGTGGCGGAGGTGCCGCGGCCCGTCGTCGCGTTTCCTGCTCTGCGGCGGGTGCAGTTGCTGGAATCCATCTCGGGCCTGGCTGCGTTCGGCTCCGCCGAGGTCCCATCGTCCGCCGAATTCACTCTACGGATTAGCCATAATGACCTAGACGGCCTGGCGGACTGGTCACTCGTCTGGAGGCTTCTGCAGCGGTGCTCGGTGCTGCTCAGCCTCCCTCGCTCGGGGATTCATCAATGGCCGCCGGCCTCCACTTCGCGCCTATCCCAGGTCATGTCCCTGCCCCAGGTCCGCGTTGAAGGCCCGCCGTGGTCGGCTGACATCACCAAGGGAAGACAGGACATTCCGTCCGGCAGGCGAGAAATACAACACCATGGATAAACATCAGCTCGGATTACAGTACACACAGCAGTAAGCTACTCTAAATGTATTTTATTCTACTGTAGACTTGTAAAAGGGTCTGACCACCCCAGCTAGTTCCGCAGGATGAGCTTGCGTACATTGACTCTGTGGGGCTGGAGTTCTTGGTATCCGACGCTCAAGGCCTTGTCGTGGCCGGTTAGGAAGCAAGAACGGCCAAGGATAGTGCCACAGATCGGTGGCGTAGTAGTGGCGCCCAACAGGGGGTCCCCCTAGCCCTCTCCAACGTCTGTTACGAAAGACAGACACCTCCGAGCCTGTCGGTACCCCTCTGTGACCGCCTCTTACGGGCGAGCGACGTCGCCGGTGGGCCCAAGACAGAGTTGGTGTTTCAGTATGCGTGACCGACAATCTCGATTGGGCGTGCCGGTTGTACGTTGTAATGTCCGACTCCGAGTAAGTGCCCTCTGGGATGTaggtggagaggatggagCGCGAGGTGAGTCTGTCGGACACAGGGTTGAACACACGAAAGACTCTGCGCGTTTGACATGAACAGGGCGTGTACCGGGCGCCAAGACCGTAAGTTGGTGAGTGGGGCGGGCTAGTTTGGGTCCTCAATAGTAGTCAGGAAGTGTTTCAGCAGTCCGTGAACACTTGTTCAACGTTCAAAATTCAATGTTCAATGTTCAAGTTGAACTGTTGAACTGTCGAGCTGCTGTTGTTCAGTTCAGTTGTTCAGTTCAGTTGTTCAGTTCAGTTGTTAGGCTGTTAGGCTGTCAAGTTGCTGAGCCATTGAGCCGTTGAACATACTCGACCTTGTCGCTTCTGGCAGAATACCAAGATGCAGGTAACGTTCATGTTAAGGGGTCTGTGGCATTACTCTGAGGGCATCGTCCGCAGCGAGCCAAAGAAATCTCTCACGGGATCGCCAGGAAGCTAATTTCCGAGCAAGTACGGGCGAGGCTGTACATGTAGCTACCATGTTTGCGAGAACTAAAATTGGGAGATCCGCAAGACTGGCAGTCACTGCAACGCCGTGACAAGCCAGTTCTGTCGCGGGCACTACTAGTAAGAACTTTGCGGCTGCAATAAGCGCCGGAAGCCAGATGGTCTTGGGGCTATGCAAGGTTGCATACTGCTTGGACTTGTGGTTTGACTTGGACTTGTGATTTGAGGAATACTTTGTAAAATTTTATAGCTAGCTAGACTGCAAAGAATTGTGCAAATTACGTGGGATCGAGCAGGTCTTGGCTTCCCCCCAAAGGGGTACTAGACTTCAGCACCGCGATGAGGTACCTGCACTTCGCTGAAGAGGAATCAACCAGCGATACACCTAATGGGGATCGAGCCAACGATACAACCCATGGGACCAACCAGCGATGCGCCTAACGGGATCAACTAGCGATACACCTAATGGGGATCGAGCCAACGATACAACCCATGGGATCAAACCAGCGATACGCCTAACGGGATCAACTAGCGATACACCTAATGGGGATCGAGCCAACGACACAACCCATGGGACCAACCAGCGATACACCTAATGGGGATCGAGCTAACGACACAACCCATGGGATCAACCAGCGATACACCTAATGGGGATCGAGCCAACGACACAACCCATGGGATCAAACCAGCGACACACCTGGGGGGACCTGGCTCTTTAATATCCTCGCGCAGTGGATATAATCACGTGAGATTACCTCGGTTAGGGTCCATGTGGGGCGCTAGTATTCCCACAGTGGCTGGCCATGGTGGACCAGCATCAGTAGTCCAACACGCCTTTGAGCAGGAGGTCGAACATAAGGACCCTCACATACTAACTGGGATGGCGGCTCACCTGAACTCAAGTCGATGCGGACCTGCCTAGTATTTCCTTGTTTAACCTACCATGACTAGGACTACCAGGTTAGGCATCATTTTAGTGGCCATGTTTCTCATTGGAACAcatgaagaaaagccagaggCCAGTATTATACTGTACAAATCCCTCACATTGTTCGACGCTTCGCTGAACTTAGCTTTATgcaaagagaaagtaaaCATCCTACAACATCATAAACTAAAATGTTCCTATGCGTATTATACACTAACTTGCAAAAACGGTGTCCGGGTGGTACACTCTATTTTAA
This window of the Aspergillus oryzae RIB40 DNA, chromosome 8 genome carries:
- a CDS encoding uncharacterized protein (helicase-like transcription factor HLTF/DNA helicase RAD5, DEAD-box superfamily), encoding MDATQTAAAAATEGRADPLSWPDSGSPTWPSIRSNITRPDTFHGQQSLTLGQHLPALSLPLKRHIYETDVFAGNMAPPKRRRMEDHPSGSATDYAPTVAGAVPQSVAWRPAQTPPSAMHEIQAPSLTSPSAAPWYAMAPSGTSRRNMSPPGVPNSIYSSQLTPQHPMAAASPAELTLYPHPPTPSSHALEAVPVGSVDGPVWVTTPNQAFESSECTYNTTAPFGVAEPWDVVSPADADTPAANETMAALDPCEGATGALTVPLMEHQKQGVRWMTAMEKSHHRGGILADDMGLGKTVQALALIAAHPAQHINRHATLVVTPASLIQQWKHEIEQFLRSSPHRQRVYVYYGDRRGKAIPVLNGYDIVLTTFGTITAELRRTGPRQHARNLAGPHRSSPLFGPASGWHRVILDEAQCIKNDQSQTAAACCALDATYRWCLSGTPVMNNLRELYSLLKFLRVQPYASRQSFATAFQQPLQTRGSPQRAAATARLRRLMDTIMLRRTKTSTIQGQPILQLPVQTTEIVYVTFTEPERELYTALECHTRLQFNHYLSGGNPSRNVSHMLGLLQRLRQACCHPFLVSDFIPDTLDASGNDGHRAANAMRFSPAVVQRLWDNERENGREFECPICYDSVDNHVIFFPCGHSVCVKCFARIFPQVPTARPRVEGNPPMCCPSCRVVIDPSKATDHTAFAKQHYPTPPGDVGTETLSTVLENLRGRVEDDRDDGQDLMLGMPAGAEHAYPPVQFHMNPTPTIHAPKRSFARLRQRALTSPAAKQKYHQILAETWISSSKIDRALEIVRDIVARGEPGGEREKVVIFSQFTSMLDLIEVPLARHGWAFRRYDGTMKPADRHAATVHFATDPDCLILLVSMKAGNSGLNLTAASQVIILDPFWNPYVEDQAVGRVHRIGQRRPVHVHRILVSNTVEDRILDFQDRKRQLIEGIVDHRTHGEPSRLESTDFAYLFGLP
- a CDS encoding uncharacterized protein (predicted protein) encodes the protein MSPRIWTAPMTFHHLRQLHISCIEHEPGLCVLPALPVLETLALNFCCYCLECPRQGQGPCALLQFQRLPQLRSLSIAGAQRKSISWCGRAVRLRKLEIEFSSGLDLHQILASLGWDLEELHLLDCEFVAEVPRPVVAFPALRRVQLLESISGLAAFGSAEVPSSAEFTLRISHNDLDGLADWSLVWRLLQRCSVLLSLPRSGIHQWPPASTSRLSQVMSLPQVRVEGPPWSADITKGRQDIPSGRREIQHHG